The DNA window caaactacaaaCTGTTTTATTGTGGAAGTTTTAATTAGTTTAGGGGCTTTTTGAGAGTACGATTTGACTTAAAGTCCTCCATGTGAAAGATCAATAATTCTTTACATGAAACTTGCacacaatatattttttaatacgGCACTACACTTTCCTAACCCTTCGGTATCAGAAAGGGAAAAATTCATGGGCTCCCATTAATCGAAAATATTACTGCTTGGCTTTTAACTCGTTTCACTAGAAGTGACCGCATCATCACTCCAGTTCCTTGCATTGGTTGCAAGTTAGTTTTAGAgttgattttaaaataatattgcTTGTTTTAATTCCTAACATGGCATGTGTGGTCTGTAAACCTGTCTTGAGTCTGACCACTGTTTGAGATCCTTCGTCAGGAACCTTCTTACTGTTACTGAACCTCGCTTTGTGAACAGATGTGATCAGGCCTTTGCTGTTTGTGCCCTTGTGGTATGAAATTGCCTCCCAGAGGATCTCAGAGCGGCAACATCATTGTCTTTgaagtctaaattctctgatttcagcttctgTAAGTTCAATATTTTCTGGTTAATTTACTACTTTAGGACAGTAAAATGAATATCTGGGggcaaaaaaagacattcatCCTCTTGAGCTCTGGAAAGCACTAGTCGACACAAATGTACTGGTACGTCTTTTTCTAACCTTTCATATATCATATAACTATTTGAATAGTCGAGACAATAAGCAACAGATTACTCTACAATGGAAATAAGTTTTTGTTGCAGTCCTACTATCTATTATGTTAAtctatttgtgtctctttcatttGCATTCTCGTTGGTTTTGTTCTTCTACATATTTGGTGCTTTGCCTGCTTGGTTTTAGCCCTATATTTGTATGTCTACACCTTCAACGTTGGGTTTAGAATGCTGCCATATAAAGGaggttattattaatattattagtaTGATGTTACTTGTACAGCTTTCAGACGTTACAGAGACCAGCCAGTGTGAGATTGCTTCCTAAACCACCACAGAAAGCTGCCAAAGGATACTTCCAATCTCTTGGAACAGGTAGCCAGGACAGGGGTTTTCATCATCTGCTGTAGCCTTCATCAGGGTTGGCACCTTAAATAGGTAGGTTAGATGATGAACAAAAGTCTAGATTGCAAAGTTAGCACCAAATCTTGTTCCACACAACACATGCACTGAACACAACCATTTATCAGCTTGATTAACAGTGAAACAGACTCTGACACGACTACAAAACTTGGCATGACACCAGGGTGTGCCAGTTCAGTTTACCACAAACTGAGGGATACACCAGTGTCCAGTGACTGTCTGCTGACTTCAGTCTCTAATGAAACTAACTGACATGTCCattaaaacacaacaagcaATCACTAATTATGTTTGATCATGCTGTTAGCTAGCAGGCTAGCAGCAAGCTATGGTCTCGCATAGCTTAACTGATTTAAACGGACATGTCAGGGGTATCTCGTACTCCACATGCTTCTTTTATCTGCTAACAGTTTTGTCAGGAAGTAAGGACTGTAAACATGACTTACTTTCTGGAGAAAAGCTAACCGTTCCATAAATGTTGCCATGATTTAGCAGTCCTAGCTGCGGGTTACTCATCTTCCTCTTGGGGCTACGAGTGGAGGGCGGGGCTCGACCTGACAGCAAGCCAATCACAGAGCATCAGGTAGCAAGCCTCAAGATTATTGGTGCTTTTGTTCCTCTTAAGGTCGGAAAACAGCGAATCAGCTACCCGATAGCAGCAACCACCCCTTTGATTGACACAGGGATGAACGAATCCTATTTGCAAATATTGTCCCGGACGTTTAATTGACGACAGGGTCAACAATATGGCGCTGTCCGTGGTTTTCGTGTTTACCGCATCTGATGGTTGATGtgtaatttttatttacatgtgcTTAGCACAACTGAAGCAGCGCTGGCTTTGGAATGATCTATTCTTCTCTACTGTTTACCTGAAAAACCAAAGGACTTGTGTTAGTGCTCGAGCAGCACCATGTCTGGGTCAAATGTGTGGACTCGCAGCCGGGAGAGATTGAGAATTTTCCCCGAACTTTTAGCGCAGTGTGCGGACGAGGTAAGCTGCGACAGGGGAGGGTTGCTGGGATACTGCAAGGCGAAATGAACTGTGAACGTCCTGaactcaaaaatgacactatttaCGTTACAATTTAGTCCACATCCACCGAAAACCACGACATAGGACCACAGAACtatgtatatattatatattttcgTTTttccaacacaacacacacatagactTTCCCCATAGAGCTTTTTAATATCATACATGCGGTCTGTAGCAGTGATGCTCCACATGTAAAAACTCATTATATAGCTTTTAAATCATTGTACTGCTGTGAGGTATATACAATATACACAGCAGATGCCAAATTATATACAGCCAAATATGGAGACATAAATGGGTATATTTCGACTTTTGGATCCAGTTGTTTAACTATGAATAtacttgtatttttaaaaattgaactCTGTGTACAATATATTTATAGAagggtttatttttgtgtgaataGGTTCAATTTTGCTGTCATTACTCAATATATTGTGGAGTTACACAATAAAAAGCAGCTACAAATAATGAAACAAAccataaattgtaaaaaaaaaaaataataataattagaggAACAATAGATCAGCACGAGAATAATGGAATATTACATTGACAGACAAATATGCTACATGCACAGAATCCTTAATTGGTGTCTCCTGTTATGGATTTTTAAGGGTTGATGCCAATTATTAGTAATCAAAGAACacaaaactttgtttttttgggttttacatactcaaaagtgcatttttcaacatttaaccTTCAGTGATTGGCTATTATATTTGATAACTACTGAAGACCACAGAGCAGTGGCTACAGATGGAAAGCACTGGCTGCATTATACCTAAAGTGGCACATTTATAAATGAATTTATGCAGAATTGGTTTTAAAAAGTAACACtagctgaaaaatgttgaatccTTACACATCAAGTATACTGAAGAAAACTCCAAACAGTATTTTTAATCAATTCTATCATCGGTGGGCAAGTATTCACTGCTCTAACACATGGCATCTATCTACAATAAAATGGATGGCATGAAACAACCAAGCACGGACTATTTTAGAAGTAATAATGGGCAGGTTCGAAATGGATCCACAAAATCACAGTTTATGTCGTTTTGGTGAAGTTGGCAGCTGTTTTGGAAGATAAGATTATGTTGTCGAACATCTAGAAACTATTTCTTCGACAAATGTTGGAGTTGTGGACATTCAAATGCTATGCAGGATCCAGCCGACAATACCAACAGCCCATTATTGTCTCTCGTCATCTGTGGCATTaatgtcatttgaataaagctgcattttaaggtggcCTTTCAACTTTCTAAATTGTAATGCATAGATAGTAGTGAGAAGGACTAAAGATatacaaaacaatacaacagaATTACTAAGACTTTTTTTATACTTGTAACGCATCATCTTGAATAgtccttctctccctctcaaCCCCCCATGTGAGCCAGgctctgctcaaggtttcttctcGTTAAACGGGAGCTTATTCTTGCCGCTGccaccttagggcttgctctgggggttcaggccatCGGGGTTCTGCAAAGTGTCTTGAGAGAATCTGAATTCCAATTGGcaccatataaataaaattgaattttccACAGAAAGaggacagtaaaaaaaagacagtggTATATCTAGTATGTCTTTGTCTAATGCCAAACGTGTGCGATTCAGGCGGCGGTGTACGGAAAGTGTGTAGCAGCGACCACAACAGGCAGACAGGAGCTGAAGAAAGATCTGTGTGTCAAAGAGTTTGAAGCACTGAAGACCTGCTTTACAAATGCAGTAAGTCCACAAAGCAGCATTCCTGGTAGTGGATTTACTGGACACGGTGGTGATTAATTCCCTTATCATTTGAATTGCAGGCCAAGAAGAGAGCCAAGTGAATGGGAGCTGCCCAGACGTAGGAGCAGCAAATTCAGTGGACCAACTTGAACAGTTTATGCCTGTGGAGCAGACCTCACTTTCCAACCTGACTGGCtggaaatattttctgttttgactgCATGTTGTCGCAGTAGAGATAAACCATGAAGCGCCGCCACATTCTGTAATATGCAAGGCTGACACAGTTACGTAATATAGagaataaaatatttctgattttatCCGTTTCTATTGTTTGGACACAGACCAACATTCATGGTACAgatcttttgtttatttattcttatcagcaaaatgtacagaaacacTAGGCACATAGAAAAATAGTCAGAAAAATAGCCTCTTGTACAAAGCAAAGGTCCTAAGTGTTGAAGTGCTAACCGCTGAAGGAATTCTCAGAGGATGCAGATTACTAAAAGACAATACAAACTCAGCCCAGATTCCCTTCCACCATCCTCATCACAATCATTTTATCATCGTTACTGTACTGTTTACAGTAAGAGGCTTGGTGAAAGAGAGACCGCAAATTGAGGAAAAActacacacattttgttttaggAAAACAGCTGTAGTGCAGCATATCGACTGGAAGGCACTGATCAATCTACAAGGAAGAGATACTGAAGATGGAATGATTAATAACCGGAGATCCAGATGGTCTGGATCGAGCTGCTTCGTTGAACAGACAGTAAGGCTACATTTATATACCTCATAGCTCCAGCACAGGGCTGAATTCAGTTACCTTCATTTGAAAGTATAATGAAACGACACACAGACAGTCCTGAACCCACATTACATTCAACGTGTGGTAAACATAGGTTCTAAGAAACCTTGGCCATGGATCACAGCTAAACAGATTTACAATATTTACATGTCAATGTAACAGATGCACACTGAGGActtctgacaaaaaaatcagtacagaagacaataaaacaaacagctccTACAAAGAGGCAGACTCAAGCTGGTGAATGAAAAAAGGGAATTAAAGTGACGTCAAAGATTTGCCCTGTCAAAACACTCCATAGAATGGGATTTGCATAGATGTATGTACATTTCAACACTGACCTCTTTGAAATTCTCCCCTCTGAAGACAAAAATAAGTTAATATTTACATACACTTTTGCTCTTTGATATAGACTTTGGATTACTTGCAGCGTACACAGTATCAAGATCGACAAAATGCTCCTGTCCGTAAGGCAAGAGAGAACGTAAGGCAACAGCATTGGTCCATAGATTAGAGGTTCtgcaggtgagtgtgtgtgtgtgtgtgtgtgttatttggcTCCATCGTCCTCTGATGCTTGCTTAATCTGCCGTGAGTGCACCATTGCCCCGGCCAGGAGCTGCTGCTCTAGGGCGGCGTGCAGGTCTGAGCCCCCCAGCTCCAGCAGGGGCTCCAGCCCAGGAACCCTCCTAGGCGCCCCGTTGACCTCTAGGGGGCCTCCGGCCTCTCTAGGTCCCAGTGCCCTCCGCCTCCGCCTCAGATCCGTGTCTCCCTGGTCCCTGACCTTCTCGTGGGAGCCCTGGGGGCGAGCCTCATCTCTGACAGCCCCGTCTTCCCCACCTTCTCTGGGGtcttcctcagcagcagctttctCTTTGAGGTCTCGTCCTCCTTTCTTCAAAGCTTCACCATCTTCTCTCTCACCCCCCTGTGCAGCGTTCTTGGCTTCTATGGCTTGCTCCAGCTGGGCCTGCCTCTCCCgagccgcctcctcctcctgctgctctttCAATACTCTCTCAAGTATTTCATTGTCTGCTTTGTGCAGCTCCTGCTGGACTCTCTCTTGTGCAGCTTTCTCCTGTGCGAGTTTCTCCTTTGCTGCTTTTTCCTTCTCCAGCTCCTGTTCTCTGATCagcttctctctcctctccctgtCCAGCCGCTCTTTTTCTGCTCTCGCCAGagcttctttctccttctccaaCTCCTGTTGCTTGGCCAGCttttcctgtctctccctctccatTTCTCTTTCTACTCTTGCTTGCACttctttctccatcttctctctgtctgctctctccttctcctcctgttcTTTGGCCAGCTTTTCCTTCATTTCCCTCTCAAGCTGTGCTTTTTCCACTCTGGCCTGAACTTCTCTCTGTATCTTTTCATTTGTAAGATTTTCAATTGCCTCTTTTTCTTTATCTAGGCCTTTTTCCTCACCTTTCAGCTGAGCTACCTGATCATTTTGAAGTGCAGGCTGATGGTCCTCAGGTCTTTTCTTTCCCAGCGGCACTCCCCTCGCCCCCAGCTCATTCTGGTGATGAGATTCTCCTCCGGGTACAACGTTGTCGTCCTCCTTGTAAGCTGCAGCTACTTTAGCAACCTTAACGTCAGCAGCGTTATCCACGACCTGAGCGTGATTCTGGTCCTGCGGAGCGCCAGCTGCCTCCTCCTTACCAGACTCTTTGGGCTTTGCTGCTCCACCTTCCACCCCCTCTAGTTCCTGGTTGcctttttctgcctcattttcaGCGGCAGCCCCTTTAAAttgtaaagacataaaatcaaatTGTGCACTTCCACCAATATCTGTGCTCTCTGTCGAGTGTCTAATCTGCAAAAGAAGAAGTGTAAATACGAACCAGCAGGTTGTTTCTGGTGGATTTCTTTGTGCTGTTCTTCTATCACAGCCAGTAGTTTTGCCTGCTGGTCAagaagtctcttctgctgcaccTGCTGCTCCTTGATCACCTGCAGCAGCACGGCGTGATCGAGTTGGCCCTctacatgcacacaaaaacaatgaattaaaaTAAGCAACAACCTGCTCAGACAAAGGTGCATTAGTTAGGAAGCTTAGTTGGGCTGATACAGGGCCAGTCTCTAAGTGAGAAGGGGAAGGAGGGAAGTCGACAATATTGTGCTATTTATGGAGACACACATCTCTACATTGTTGCTTTCAACATAAACTGGAATGGGCAGCCGTGGAGACACACAAACTATGTTAGGGGGCAAAGTGAGTGGGGGATTTCTACACTGGcacattatttattaataaatcatTTAGTATATCCAGTACATACTGCACGTAAATGCAAttatcaacaaaataaatgaggCCAACTGTGTGAATGCTGGAAAATTTGAGTGACAGACGGAgataaaagagaagaaaaggcaAGAGGGAATTCATACCTGCCACCAGCTTTTTAATCACTGTGATAGGAGTCCgcaagagagagacagaaaaaaaaggggtaaagatggaggaggagagagagggcaAAAGTAAACAACAGAAGTCAACAAAAGCCAAAAAAGACTGAGAGCATCAGGCAAGAAGTAAAAGAAAGACATCGCTCCTGTGTTTTACACCATCAATAAAAGGCACAATAAGCAAAAACAGATCACTGAGATGAGATATGTAAGATAAAACAAGCAAAGTGGGATGAGGAACAGAGACCTACACAGTGGGTAGCAGGACAcagccagacattttcaagaaCACGTTTTAACTTTCATGCTGAGCAGAATCTGAATCCTGTACTACAAAACAGACTGTAAGGTTATCAAGGTAACTGCAGGTTTAACTCTTGGTTTTCTGCACCACAACTATGGATAGAAAACAACTTCCTGAAACtatattttcaacaaaataaaattcaatcaGCAAGAAGTACCACAAGGTTTCCCTGCGTGAAGGTCAGGATTTGATGGCTGCTCAGTGAATGACTTTAAATTAACAATGACTCTGCTCCTGCTCTACTTACCCTCCATCTTCTCATCTGCTGTATCTTTGCTTTCTGCAGCTGGAGCCTCGTCTGCAGCACGACGATGCTCTCCTTCAGGAGCTGAAAGATCATCAAATATCACAGGGTCACTGTTGCACTTTCCACCTGGCTGCCTTAAAGTACACCAACGGAGCTTCAAATGCTCACCTTTCCCTGCAGCGTCTGGAGCTTTGCCCGCTTTATCGACCTGCAGTACAGCCGCCTGATTGGCCGCCACAGCTGCATTCCCTGCTTGAAGATCTTTGACCGGATTGAGCTTCTCCACCTCCTTTAGCGGGGCAGCTTCATGCTTTTTCTCCAGCACCTCATTGGACAAGACCTCGCCTCCACCCAAGTCCACTTCCTCTTTCCTCGCCACAACGTCTGCAGGTTTCTCGTCCTTTTTGTCGTCGACCTTCACCGGGTGTCCTCCGCCTTGCTCCTTATCCTTTACGGGTTCTTCCTCAACAGGTTGGTTCTTGTCCTCCTCGAGCTCTTCGTTGTTTTTTCTGGTGTCTACTTTGACCTCGTCGTGAGGGATGGGCGGTTCGTGCCGGTGAGCCTCTCCCTCCGGCACGGCGACGCCTGGGAGAACAGAAAACGCTCATTCCACACGGTTCACGATCCAGCTAGCATTCCTGTTTTAGGTTCAGATTCCTTACCGGCATCAGGACGATCCAACTgcacctcttcctccttcttaaTCTCAGGTACATCAACCGGTCCTTTAATCTGCGGGGGCTCAGCCTCGCCCCTCTCCGCAGGTTTTATCACCTCCACAGGTGGATGGTCAGGCTTTTCTACTTCCACGGGCTTCTTGTTTGGGGGGTTGTCTGTttggagacacaaaatgtaacacATTTCAACACATCTGGAAATCACAGAACTGTAGTAGGAAAGCCAACATATTCAAAAACCCTGATCCCTCACAACCAAAGCTCGAGACATGGGGTATCCATTATTGGTGGCTTCATAAatctcttaaccctcctgttgtcttcatttacgggcaccaaaaaatagtttccttgtctgaaaaaaatcccaaaattcagcaaaaaaattcctcaaatttcagaaaatttgcaaaatcttcagtaagaaagttccaataattccttaaaagtttcccttacaagttatatttttataaaaacCCAAGAATTATCTTTGGcaagaaagttcttgtaaatattttttttaaaaatgagtaaaaatcttccaaaaaaatccaaaaaatatctgaagtgattccatatctgtcagtaaaacttctaaatattttcttcaagaacatttacataaaaatcaaccaaaatccagcaatttttacgtgaatgttctcaagaaatatttttaaaatgtcttttttccgccaaaaaatgttaaagatttcccaaaaatgttgaaaatgtggacatcagaagtttcactgtgaaaatatttttttccccacattttcaaactttaaaccaggtcaattttgacccgcaggacgacacgagggtcaaAGTGATGGCACTCTGTCATTCAGGCACAGTTAACTTTTACGGTAACGTTCTCAACTGCTTCATCCAAATATATCAAAGACAATGATGGAAACATATATTTGCCAGATACACAACATTGACCATCACTTGAAGGCTTACAGAGCTACTAATAAACTAGAGACTTACACTAACACCAAGCTTATCAACATGGAGGACAGGATCAGTCAGGATCTATGACTAATAAATGACAGTGTACTTTTCTTCAGTtcacaggtgagctgtcacagtTTCTACGCTacagttaaatcatttgtttcATAGCAGCCGTCTTCAGGTTGAGCCTGGATCTCCATCGAAGCTGTAGGAATATTATTTactgtttatctgtttattaAAGTCAGTTTTTGTTGTGACAGGTATTTTCGGTTTCACTGTAGTCACCTAACGGGTCAAACAGATACGTTTCTATGACTACATACAGAACATGACCTTGCGTATCGTTAAAGTAACCATTGAACCCTGTTAATTTGACACATGTAGTTCAGACTTAGGCCATGTTGGAAGTGATGCAGATTTACTCTGTAGCTCTACACTGCAGTCATTAAATCTGTCCTGTGCTCCTCTGTCACTGTGTGGTTTGGATCAGCCACACATTGGATCCTCCCTGCCCTCCATCAAAGAACTGTAGAACTAGAACCAGAATGAGGGAACATCATCAGAGACCCCCGTCACCCTGGATATAAACTGatttctcccctcctctctgGTAGGTGCTACAGAGCCATGTACACAGCTTCTACCCCACTGCCATCACCCTAATAAACAGCTGAGCCATTCCTC is part of the Acanthochromis polyacanthus isolate Apoly-LR-REF ecotype Palm Island chromosome 19, KAUST_Apoly_ChrSc, whole genome shotgun sequence genome and encodes:
- the slc38a10 gene encoding putative sodium-coupled neutral amino acid transporter 10 isoform X4 — translated: MVLSSFKHGLLSGWWLGQVNVVRWEGVFRCLPICGMAFACQSQVLPTYDSLDEPSVKRMSTIFTSALHVVTVFYITVGFFGYVSFTENIAGNVLMNFPSNLVTEMIRVGFMMSVAVGFPMMILPCRQAINTMLFEQQQKDGTFAAGGYMPPLRFKMITLCIVFGTMLGGILIPNVETILGLTGATMGSLICFICPALIYRKIQKNGIIAQLVLCVGLGILLISTFTTLSISARSTSTIVQQPPPPKPDKNGPLLPDLPELHDNPPNKKPVEVEKPDHPPVEVIKPAERGEAEPPQIKGPVDVPEIKKEEEVQLDRPDAGVAVPEGEAHRHEPPIPHDEVKVDTRKNNEELEEDKNQPVEEEPVKDKEQGGGHPVKVDDKKDEKPADVVARKEEVDLGGGEVLSNEVLEKKHEAAPLKEVEKLNPVKDLQAGNAAVAANQAAVLQVDKAGKAPDAAGKAPEGEHRRAADEAPAAESKDTADEKMEVIKKLVAEGQLDHAVLLQVIKEQQVQQKRLLDQQAKLLAVIEEQHKEIHQKQPAGAAAENEAEKGNQELEGVEGGAAKPKESGKEEAAGAPQDQNHAQVVDNAADVKVAKVAAAYKEDDNVVPGGESHHQNELGARGVPLGKKRPEDHQPALQNDQVAQLKGEEKGLDKEKEAIENLTNEKIQREVQARVEKAQLEREMKEKLAKEQEEKERADREKMEKEVQARVEREMERERQEKLAKQQELEKEKEALARAEKERLDRERREKLIREQELEKEKAAKEKLAQEKAAQERVQQELHKADNEILERVLKEQQEEEAARERQAQLEQAIEAKNAAQGGEREDGEALKKGGRDLKEKAAAEEDPREGGEDGAVRDEARPQGSHEKVRDQGDTDLRRRRRALGPREAGGPLEVNGAPRRVPGLEPLLELGGSDLHAALEQQLLAGAMVHSRQIKQASEDDGAK
- the slc38a10 gene encoding putative sodium-coupled neutral amino acid transporter 10 isoform X1 — encoded protein: MTASNWGLIMNVVNSIVGVSVLTMPFCFKQCGIVLGTLLLFFCSWMTHKSCMFLVHTASNTKRRTYAGLAFHAYGKPGKMLVETSMIGLMLGTCIAFYVVIADLGSNFFAQLLGLQVTGSFRVLLLIAVSLFIVLPLSLQRNMMSSIQSFSAMALMFYTLFMFTIVLSSLRYGIISGSWVEQVHLWRLKGVIQCLPIIATTFCCHPQVLPTYDSLDEPSVKRMSTIFTSALHVVTVFYITVGFFGYVSFTENIAGNVLMNFPSNLVTEMIRVGFMMSVAVGFPMMILPCRQAINTMLFEQQQKDGTFAAGGYMPPLRFKMITLCIVFGTMLGGILIPNVETILGLTGATMGSLICFICPALIYRKIQKNGIIAQLVLCVGLGILLISTFTTLSISARSTSTIVQQPPPPKPDKNGPLLPDLPELHDNPPNKKPVEVEKPDHPPVEVIKPAERGEAEPPQIKGPVDVPEIKKEEEVQLDRPDAGVAVPEGEAHRHEPPIPHDEVKVDTRKNNEELEEDKNQPVEEEPVKDKEQGGGHPVKVDDKKDEKPADVVARKEEVDLGGGEVLSNEVLEKKHEAAPLKEVEKLNPVKDLQAGNAAVAANQAAVLQVDKAGKAPDAAGKAPEGEHRRAADEAPAAESKDTADEKMEVIKKLVAEGQLDHAVLLQVIKEQQVQQKRLLDQQAKLLAVIEEQHKEIHQKQPAGAAAENEAEKGNQELEGVEGGAAKPKESGKEEAAGAPQDQNHAQVVDNAADVKVAKVAAAYKEDDNVVPGGESHHQNELGARGVPLGKKRPEDHQPALQNDQVAQLKGEEKGLDKEKEAIENLTNEKIQREVQARVEKAQLEREMKEKLAKEQEEKERADREKMEKEVQARVEREMERERQEKLAKQQELEKEKEALARAEKERLDRERREKLIREQELEKEKAAKEKLAQEKAAQERVQQELHKADNEILERVLKEQQEEEAARERQAQLEQAIEAKNAAQGGEREDGEALKKGGRDLKEKAAAEEDPREGGEDGAVRDEARPQGSHEKVRDQGDTDLRRRRRALGPREAGGPLEVNGAPRRVPGLEPLLELGGSDLHAALEQQLLAGAMVHSRQIKQASEDDGAK
- the slc38a10 gene encoding putative sodium-coupled neutral amino acid transporter 10 isoform X3 yields the protein MTASNWGLIMNVVNSIVGVSVLTMPFCFKQCGIVLGTLLLFFCSWMTHKSCMFLVHTASNTKRRTYAGLAFHAYGKPGKMLVETSMIGLMLGTCIAFYVVIADLGSNFFAQLLGLQVTGSFRVLLLIAVSLFIVLPLSLQRNMMSSIQSFSAMALMFYTLFMFTIVLSSLRYGIISGSWVEQVHLWRLKGVIQCLPIIATTFCCHPQVLPTYDSLDEPSVKRMSTIFTSALHVVTVFYITVGFFGYVSFTENIAGNVLMNFPSNLVTEMIRVGFMMSVAVGFPMMILPCRQAINTMLFEQQQKDGTFAAGGYMPPLRFKMITLCIVFGTMLGGILIPNVETILGLTGATMGSLICFICPALIYRKIQKNGIIAQLVLCVGLGILLISTFTTLSISARSTSTIVQQPPPPKPDKNGPLLPDLPELHDNPPNKKPVEVEKPDHPPVEVIKPAERGEAEPPQIKGPVDVPEIKKEEEVQLDRPDAGVAVPEGEAHRHEPPIPHDEVKVDTRKNNEELEEDKNQPVEEEPVKDKEQGGGHPVKVDDKKDEKPADVVARKEEVDLGGGEVLSNEVLEKKHEAAPLKEVEKLNPVKDLQAGNAAVAANQAAVLQVDKAGKAPDAAGKAPEGEHRRAADEAPAAESKDTADEKMEEGQLDHAVLLQVIKEQQVQQKRLLDQQAKLLAVIEEQHKEIHQKQPAGAAAENEAEKGNQELEGVEGGAAKPKESGKEEAAGAPQDQNHAQVVDNAADVKVAKVAAAYKEDDNVVPGGESHHQNELGARGVPLGKKRPEDHQPALQNDQVAQLKGEEKGLDKEKEAIENLTNEKIQREVQARVEKAQLEREMKEKLAKEQEEKERADREKMEKEVQARVEREMERERQEKLAKQQELEKEKEALARAEKERLDRERREKLIREQELEKEKAAKEKLAQEKAAQERVQQELHKADNEILERVLKEQQEEEAARERQAQLEQAIEAKNAAQGGEREDGEALKKGGRDLKEKAAAEEDPREGGEDGAVRDEARPQGSHEKVRDQGDTDLRRRRRALGPREAGGPLEVNGAPRRVPGLEPLLELGGSDLHAALEQQLLAGAMVHSRQIKQASEDDGAK
- the ndufaf8 gene encoding NADH dehydrogenase [ubiquinone] 1 alpha subcomplex assembly factor 8, whose product is MSGSNVWTRSRERLRIFPELLAQCADEAAVYGKCVAATTTGRQELKKDLCVKEFEALKTCFTNAAKKRAK
- the slc38a10 gene encoding putative sodium-coupled neutral amino acid transporter 10 isoform X2 gives rise to the protein MTASNWGLIMNVVNSIVGVSVLTMPFCFKQCGIVLGTLLLFFCSWMTHKSCMFLVHTASNTKRRTYAGLAFHAYGKPGKMLVETSMIGLMLGTCIAFYVVIADLGSNFFAQLLGLQVTGSFRVLLLIAVSLFIVLPLSLQRNMMSSIQSFSAMALMFYTLFMFTMVLSSFKHGLLSGWWLGQVNVVRWEGVFRCLPICGMAFACQSQVLPTYDSLDEPSVKRMSTIFTSALHVVTVFYITVGFFGYVSFTENIAGNVLMNFPSNLVTEMIRVGFMMSVAVGFPMMILPCRQAINTMLFEQQQKDGTFAAGGYMPPLRFKMITLCIVFGTMLGGILIPNVETILGLTGATMGSLICFICPALIYRKIQKNGIIAQLVLCVGLGILLISTFTTLSISARSTSTIVQQPPPPKPDKNGPLLPDLPELHDNPPNKKPVEVEKPDHPPVEVIKPAERGEAEPPQIKGPVDVPEIKKEEEVQLDRPDAGVAVPEGEAHRHEPPIPHDEVKVDTRKNNEELEEDKNQPVEEEPVKDKEQGGGHPVKVDDKKDEKPADVVARKEEVDLGGGEVLSNEVLEKKHEAAPLKEVEKLNPVKDLQAGNAAVAANQAAVLQVDKAGKAPDAAGKAPEGEHRRAADEAPAAESKDTADEKMEVIKKLVAEGQLDHAVLLQVIKEQQVQQKRLLDQQAKLLAVIEEQHKEIHQKQPAGAAAENEAEKGNQELEGVEGGAAKPKESGKEEAAGAPQDQNHAQVVDNAADVKVAKVAAAYKEDDNVVPGGESHHQNELGARGVPLGKKRPEDHQPALQNDQVAQLKGEEKGLDKEKEAIENLTNEKIQREVQARVEKAQLEREMKEKLAKEQEEKERADREKMEKEVQARVEREMERERQEKLAKQQELEKEKEALARAEKERLDRERREKLIREQELEKEKAAKEKLAQEKAAQERVQQELHKADNEILERVLKEQQEEEAARERQAQLEQAIEAKNAAQGGEREDGEALKKGGRDLKEKAAAEEDPREGGEDGAVRDEARPQGSHEKVRDQGDTDLRRRRRALGPREAGGPLEVNGAPRRVPGLEPLLELGGSDLHAALEQQLLAGAMVHSRQIKQASEDDGAK